A segment of the Alphaproteobacteria bacterium genome:
CGCATGCTGGGCGAGGCGCTGGCCCGGCTGCAGGACCTGCGCTGGCACCTGGTTGCCGCCGGCGACGGCCCCGCCCGGACCGCGGTGGCGGCGGCGCTGGGCCCCCGCGCCAGCCTGGTCGGCGCGCTCGGGCCGGCGGCGCTCGCCGAGTTCTATGCCTGTGCCGACATCCTGGTATGGCCGGCCGTCAACGAGGCCTTCGGCATGGCGCTGCTCGAGGCGCGCGCCGCCGGCCTGCCGGTCGTTGCCGGCGACCAGGGCGGGGTCGCCACGATCGTCGAGCACGGCCGCAGCGGCCTGGTTGTGTCGCCGCCCGGCGCGGCCGGCATCGCCGGCGCGGTGCGCGAACTGCTGTCGGACGCCGGGCGCCGGCGGGCCATGGCGGACTATGCGCGGGCGACGACTGCCGCTAAACATGGCCTCGCCGCCGCCGCGGCCGTGCTGGACGACGCCCTGCGCTTCGTCCTGGCCCACCGGCGGCAAGCCTGAGACCAGCGAGCGCCGCCGCAACCCGGGAACGACGGGCGCGCGATGGAGACCCGATGACCCGTCTTGTGATCATCCGCCACGGACCGACGGCCTGGAATGCCGACAAGCGGCTGCAAGGCCACAGCGACATCCCGCTCAGCCCGGAGGGGCGGGCGATGGTGGCGACGTGGCGGCTGCCGGAGGGCCTCGAGCGGCTGCGCTGGGTATCGAGCCCGCTGCAGCGCGCGCTCGATACCGCGCGCATGCTCGGCGCGCCCGACGACATCGTGCTGGACCACCGGCTGCGCGAGATCGGCTATGGCGCCTGGGAGGGCATGACCTATGCCGAGGTCGCGGCCGACGTCGGCGAGGACCGGCTGCAGGCGATGCAGGACGCCGGCCTCGACTATGCCGCCCCGGGCGGCGAGAGCCGGCGCGGCTTCCACGACCGGCTGACCGGCTGGCTCGCCGACGTGGCCGTGGCCGGCGCGCCGACGCTGGCCTTCGCCCACCAGGGGGTGATCCGCGCGCTGGTCGCGCTGGCGCTGGACTGGGACTATGTCGGCGAGCCGCCGCCGGACTATGCCGGGCTGCGCATCCGCGCCGTCGCCCACGAATTCACGGTCGCCCCCGGCGGCGCGGTCGGCATCGTCCGGCTCAACCTGCCGCTCGGCGCCGGCGCGCGGTCGGACTAGCGCGCCGCCGTGGCCGGTCCGCCCCGCCTGCTGTTCCATGTCCAGCACCTGCTCGGCATCGGACATCTACGGCGGGCGGCGCTGCTGGCCCAGGGCCTGGTGCGCGGCGGCTTCGCCGTCACCGTCGCCCAGGGCGGCGAGCCGAGCGCGCCGTTCGGCTTCGGCGGCGCCGAGGTGGTGCAGCTGCCGCCGCTGCGCAGCGCCGGCAGCGACTTCGGCGGCCTGGTCGACGCGGCCGGCCGACCGCTCGACGCCGCCGGCGAGGCGGCGCGGCGCGATGCCCTGCTGGCGCTGTTCGACCGGGTCAAGCCAGACATCGTGCTGCTGGAGAGCTTTCCGTTCGGGCGCCGCCAGATGCGCTTCGAGCTGGTGCCGCTGCTGCAGCGGATTGCCGCGTCGCGGCCGCGGCCGCGGGTGGCGGTTTCGATCCGCGACATCCTGCAGCGGCGCAAGCCCGAGCGCGAGCGCGAGACCGCGGCCCTGGTCGCGGCGCATGTCGATCGCGTGCTGGTCCACGGCGATCCGTCGCTGGTCCGCCTGGAGGAGAGCTTCGGCGCCGCCGACCGGATCGCCGACCGCATCGCCTATACCGGCTATGTCGCGCCGCCCGCGCCGGCGCCGCGGCCGCGCGACGGCGTGATCGTGTCGGCCGGCGGCGGAGCGGTCGGCGCCGCGCTGCTGCGCGCCGCGCTGGACGCCCGCGCCATGCCGCGGCAGGGCGCGCTGCCGTGGACGCTGCTGACCGGGCCGAACCTGCCGGCGACGGATTTCGACCGGCTCTGCGCGGCGTCCGCGGCCGGCGTGACGGTCGCGCGCGCGGTGCCGGACCTGGCGGCGGCGCTGGCCGGGGCGGTCGTCTCGGT
Coding sequences within it:
- a CDS encoding histidine phosphatase family protein, with amino-acid sequence MTRLVIIRHGPTAWNADKRLQGHSDIPLSPEGRAMVATWRLPEGLERLRWVSSPLQRALDTARMLGAPDDIVLDHRLREIGYGAWEGMTYAEVAADVGEDRLQAMQDAGLDYAAPGGESRRGFHDRLTGWLADVAVAGAPTLAFAHQGVIRALVALALDWDYVGEPPPDYAGLRIRAVAHEFTVAPGGAVGIVRLNLPLGAGARSD
- a CDS encoding glycosyltransferase, producing MAGPPRLLFHVQHLLGIGHLRRAALLAQGLVRGGFAVTVAQGGEPSAPFGFGGAEVVQLPPLRSAGSDFGGLVDAAGRPLDAAGEAARRDALLALFDRVKPDIVLLESFPFGRRQMRFELVPLLQRIAASRPRPRVAVSIRDILQRRKPERERETAALVAAHVDRVLVHGDPSLVRLEESFGAADRIADRIAYTGYVAPPAPAPRPRDGVIVSAGGGAVGAALLRAALDARAMPRQGALPWTLLTGPNLPATDFDRLCAASAAGVTVARAVPDLAAALAGAVVSVSQAGYNTVMDIAVSGVPAVLVPFAGSGETEQPMRAARLATLGLVAVVDEAGLTPRSLADAIDAAAAHPTHWPDLALDGAAVSACLLRECVHG